The Burkholderia latens genome segment CCCGGGTCGCCGATCTGTTCGGCCGCGAGCTTGCTATCCGCGCCGATCTCGCCTTTCTTCATCCGGTTGACGATCACGCCGGCCGCGGTGTCCTTGAAATCCCGCAGCATCCACGCGTCGCCGTCGCTGTCGCCGAACACCAGCAGCGGGCCGTAGCCCTTCTTCGATGCGAGGACGTTGCGGATTCCCACCGTCTTGCCGGGCCCCCAGTTGAAATGCCACCCGGCCGGATAGGTGCTCGTGTACTTGCCGTCCTGCATGTCGAGACGCAGGCCGATCACGTTCTCGGGCGGCACGCCGTAGCCATAGTTCGGATTGCCGGCGAATACGCGCACGACGTCGTCGAGCGATGCGGTGCTCACGTACACGTCGATGCCGTTAGCACGCAGCGTATGCATCACCGCGCGGATTTCCTCGTGAATGCGGATGCCGTGAAAATGCGTATCGGCCACGACGCCCGCCTTGCCCGGCAGCGCCTTCGGGCTTTCGTAGCGGACCTTGCGCAGCGCGTCTCCGATACCGTAGTTGTTCGACGCTTCCGCCATCGCCTGCAACTCGGCGGTCGTCATGTTCTTGTAGAAGTAGATGATCCACTTGTAGCCGACTTCGAGCGGATGCGTGTCGCAGATCGCGTCGTACATGAAGTACAGCTTCGCGCGGAAATCCTTGAACTGGTCGGTCTCGCGAATCTCGTCGAGGCTCTTGTCGCCGCCGAAGCCCTTGTAGTTCGCATGGAGCCAGCGGTAGTCGGACTCGACGTCGGCGGCCAGATCCTCCATCGTTACCGGCTTGCCGTCGACGGTCGTGTAGTCCTTCATGAACGCGCCCTTCGGCACGTCCTTCCACATCACGGCGACGAACTCGTCAGGCGTCAGCTTGTATTGCAGATGGTTGATCTGGTACATCAGCAACGCCTCCTCGCAGTCGTTCATGATGCACGTGTTGTCCCAGTCGAATACTGCGTACGGGCGGCGCTTTCCGTCGTAGCGCGCGCTCGCGACGCCATGCTGGTCGAGCACCGCTTGCAGGCGCGCGGCGTTGAACGGCGACCAGCGGCCGGGGTCGAGCGCGTCGGGCGCGGTGGCACGCTTCGCGTTGGCCGTGCCGGCCTTGAGCATCAGCGGCGTCGCGGCGCTCGCCGCGGCAAGGGTATTGATGAACTGGCGGCGTTGCATGGTCTCTCTCCGTTGAAATGCCGAATCGGCTTCGGTCGCGGCGCTGCGCGACGCGCGGGACACCGGCCCCGCGAAGCCGGGACGGCTTCGAATCGGGGGCGAATGATGTGGCGAGACTATTTCGGCAATTTGACAGCGTCGCGCGCCGACACGACCGCGAGTTGCTCCGGCGCGACATCCTGCGCCCGCGCCGAAACCTTGCGTGCTCCGCCCCGGCGGGCTCCTGCTCGACACGCGTGCCAGGCGACGCCGATCCGGCAGCGGCCGGCCGCAAGCTAGAGCTTTCCCTCCATTTCGGCCGCTGATTAGGAAAAGTCCTCACTTCCGCGAACGTCGAACCGGCTATGATCGTTACATCATTCAATGGCACATTAAATGCTGGCTGAATAGTCCGCTTTCGGATCACCGGCGGATGCGTTCGGCATCAGCGCCCCGCATCGCACGGCACGCGCAGCGCGCCGACCGGCACACGCGGGCCGACACATGGAGACGCATCATGACTGCCCACC includes the following:
- a CDS encoding haloacid dehalogenase-like hydrolase, which produces MQRRQFINTLAAASAATPLMLKAGTANAKRATAPDALDPGRWSPFNAARLQAVLDQHGVASARYDGKRRPYAVFDWDNTCIMNDCEEALLMYQINHLQYKLTPDEFVAVMWKDVPKGAFMKDYTTVDGKPVTMEDLAADVESDYRWLHANYKGFGGDKSLDEIRETDQFKDFRAKLYFMYDAICDTHPLEVGYKWIIYFYKNMTTAELQAMAEASNNYGIGDALRKVRYESPKALPGKAGVVADTHFHGIRIHEEIRAVMHTLRANGIDVYVSTASLDDVVRVFAGNPNYGYGVPPENVIGLRLDMQDGKYTSTYPAGWHFNWGPGKTVGIRNVLASKKGYGPLLVFGDSDGDAWMLRDFKDTAAGVIVNRMKKGEIGADSKLAAEQIGDPGARFLLQGRDEHTGLMIPDEKSIKYGKTERKLLA